A stretch of Malus sylvestris chromosome 11, drMalSylv7.2, whole genome shotgun sequence DNA encodes these proteins:
- the LOC126590239 gene encoding NAC domain-containing protein 101-like: MVGPLVTLVPYAFCFQPTDQEIIRSFLYRMAVKRELLLPPYNEYVHEEDLFDFKEPWEIWEEYGGDDHFNQDLYFFCELERLSPTGLRIRRNIGEGIWSEKQPTKLVYNEDGHPNPMGRKKMFLYENRGSEEHGGWILDEYSLLVGADGRAQTASKDRYEFPSVICRLRKNDKSGGKKKRNN, from the coding sequence ATGGTCGGACCCCTTGTGACCCTTGTGCCTTATGCTTTCTGCTTCCAACCCACGGACCAAGAGATCATCCGTTCCTTTCTTTACAGGATGGCGGTTAAGCGTGAGCTGTTACTGCCGCCATACAACGAGTATGTGCATGAGGAGGACCTCTTTGACTTCAAAGAGCCATGGGAGATTTGGGAAGAATATGGAGGAGATGACCACTTTAATCAAGACTTATATTTCTTCTGCGAGCTCGAGAGGTTATCCCCGACTGGTTTGCGCATCCGTCGCAACATTGGGGAAGGCATTTGGAGCGAAAAACAACCCACTAAGCTGGTTTACAATGAGGACGGACACCCTAATCCTATGGGGAGGAAGAAAATGTTCCTGTACGAGAATCGAGGGTCGGAGGAGCACGGAGGGTGGATTTTAGATGAATATAGTCTGCTTGTTGGTGCTGACGGCCGTGCTCAAACGGCCTCAAAGGATCGCTACGAATTTCCTTCTGTGATTTGCCGGCTGCGGAAGAATGACAAAAgtggcgggaagaagaagagaaacaaCTGA